The proteins below come from a single Psychrobacter sp. FDAARGOS_221 genomic window:
- the putA gene encoding bifunctional proline dehydrogenase/L-glutamate gamma-semialdehyde dehydrogenase PutA, giving the protein MSFNNPFYPQNPIQFSPQQVLDPSYIDKPSKELFKLISPLYSADEDAWLGELLPLAEPQVSQGVDERQAAADQTASLVEHVRNNDKAVKMVDSLLLEYSLDTQEGILLMSLAEALIRVPDNATADALIADKMSVADWKKHLKDDNGFIVNASTWGLMMTGRVVSIDKKTTAAGFLDRMTKKMGEPVIRSAMQRAMKIMGHQFVLGETIEQARQNSQPYRDKGYTYSFDMLGEAAVTHKDAEKYFSDYLHAIKSAANIQVKPGMPKPSVSIKLSALHPRYEATQIDQVLGLLRQRCILLIEAARDVDVDISIDAEEADRLEVSLKLFESLYRDIMTQDWDGLGLVVQGYSKRALAVLTWLASLAKEVGDRIPVRLVKGAYWDYEIKLAQQKGITGYPVWTRKEGTDVAYLACARFLLTEQVRGVLWPQFATHNAHTLSTVMTMSPHRDFEFQRLHGMGDALYDHILAAYNIPVRIYAPVGAHKDLLPYLVRRLLENGANSSFVHQLLDKSYPISELTVHPYDKLTSHATLHNERIKMPLDIYGDRKASFGPNIFVDSQWQPFKTAIDGHLSDTWTATSVINGEQVNVKDNNLEAIEVYAPWSHDVKVGEVTYANADVAKQAIEQAVAGQQQWQGIDVSERASILRRVADVYEDNYAQLVAMCHKEAGKTMQDSIDEVREAVDFCRYYADEAERLSEETNSFTDLSGNQVTQKRAARGTLVCISPWNFPLAIYTGQIMGALAAGNTVVAKPAEQTSLIAYFAVQLMYQAGVPGYALQFVTGAGEVGGALTASNQIDGVIFTGSTQTAQLINRSLYDGRKASAANADLPVLIAETGGQNAMIVDSTALPEQVVKDAVLSAFGSAGQRCSACRILCLQEDIADNVIELLKGNMAELKVGNPTQVSTDVGPVIDRDAQKGLRAHIEAMRKDPRARVIAQTPISAESADKLSNSTFVMPTAIEVKSIDVIGGEHFGPIMHIVRYKASKLDELIDEINATGYGLTLGIHSRIEAAADHIESRAKVGNTYINRNQIGAIVNEQPFGGSGLSGTGPKAGGPHYVARLTKWQNV; this is encoded by the coding sequence ATGAGTTTTAATAACCCATTCTACCCGCAAAACCCAATTCAATTCTCACCGCAACAGGTGCTAGATCCGAGTTATATCGACAAGCCGTCTAAAGAGCTATTTAAACTCATATCCCCTTTATATAGCGCCGATGAAGATGCTTGGTTAGGCGAGCTATTGCCACTGGCAGAGCCGCAAGTGAGCCAAGGTGTCGATGAAAGACAAGCCGCTGCTGATCAAACCGCAAGCTTAGTTGAGCATGTGCGTAACAATGACAAAGCGGTCAAAATGGTGGACTCGCTGTTATTAGAATACAGCCTAGATACGCAAGAAGGTATCTTATTGATGAGTCTGGCCGAAGCCTTGATTCGTGTTCCTGATAATGCCACTGCCGATGCGCTTATTGCCGATAAAATGAGCGTTGCCGATTGGAAAAAGCATCTTAAAGATGACAATGGATTTATCGTCAATGCCTCAACTTGGGGTCTGATGATGACCGGCCGTGTGGTCAGTATTGATAAAAAAACAACCGCCGCTGGCTTTTTGGATCGTATGACCAAAAAGATGGGTGAGCCAGTAATTCGTAGCGCGATGCAGCGTGCGATGAAAATTATGGGCCATCAGTTTGTACTGGGTGAAACCATCGAGCAGGCCCGTCAAAATAGCCAACCTTACCGTGATAAAGGCTATACCTACTCATTTGATATGCTTGGTGAAGCGGCGGTCACTCATAAGGATGCAGAAAAGTACTTTAGTGACTATCTACATGCCATTAAGTCAGCTGCAAATATTCAGGTTAAGCCTGGTATGCCTAAGCCATCAGTGTCTATTAAGCTGTCGGCATTACACCCGCGTTATGAAGCGACTCAAATCGACCAAGTTTTAGGCCTATTGCGTCAGCGTTGTATTTTGTTAATTGAAGCGGCACGTGATGTTGATGTCGATATTAGTATTGATGCGGAAGAAGCAGACCGCTTAGAAGTGTCATTAAAATTATTTGAGTCTTTGTACCGCGATATTATGACTCAAGATTGGGATGGTCTAGGTCTGGTCGTACAAGGCTACTCTAAGCGCGCACTGGCAGTGCTAACTTGGCTGGCAAGCTTGGCCAAAGAAGTGGGCGACCGTATTCCAGTACGTCTGGTAAAAGGCGCTTACTGGGACTATGAGATTAAATTAGCGCAGCAAAAAGGCATTACCGGCTATCCGGTATGGACGCGTAAAGAAGGCACGGATGTGGCTTATCTTGCTTGTGCGCGCTTCTTATTAACCGAGCAAGTGCGTGGTGTGTTATGGCCACAATTTGCCACTCATAACGCGCATACCTTATCGACAGTGATGACCATGAGTCCACACAGAGACTTTGAGTTCCAGCGTCTGCATGGTATGGGTGATGCACTGTATGATCATATCTTAGCCGCTTATAACATTCCGGTTCGTATTTATGCGCCAGTAGGGGCACACAAAGACTTGCTGCCGTACTTGGTACGCCGCCTGCTAGAAAACGGCGCCAACAGTTCATTTGTGCATCAGCTGCTTGATAAAAGCTATCCGATTAGCGAGCTGACGGTGCATCCTTATGACAAGCTGACCAGCCATGCCACGCTGCATAATGAGCGTATCAAGATGCCACTGGATATCTATGGCGACAGAAAAGCCAGCTTCGGTCCTAATATCTTTGTTGACTCACAGTGGCAACCGTTCAAAACCGCTATTGATGGCCATTTAAGCGACACTTGGACCGCGACGTCAGTTATTAACGGCGAACAAGTGAATGTTAAAGATAACAATCTAGAGGCCATTGAGGTGTATGCACCTTGGAGCCATGATGTCAAAGTAGGCGAAGTGACCTACGCCAATGCAGACGTTGCTAAGCAAGCCATTGAGCAAGCGGTAGCAGGGCAGCAGCAGTGGCAAGGCATTGATGTCAGTGAGCGTGCCAGTATTTTACGCCGTGTTGCTGACGTTTATGAAGACAACTATGCACAGCTGGTGGCTATGTGTCACAAAGAAGCGGGCAAGACCATGCAAGACAGTATCGATGAGGTACGTGAAGCGGTTGACTTCTGCCGTTACTATGCCGATGAAGCAGAGCGCTTAAGCGAAGAGACCAACAGCTTTACCGATCTGTCTGGTAATCAAGTTACCCAAAAACGTGCAGCACGCGGTACTTTAGTCTGTATTAGCCCATGGAACTTCCCATTGGCTATTTATACCGGTCAGATTATGGGCGCATTGGCGGCAGGCAATACCGTTGTGGCCAAGCCAGCTGAGCAAACCAGCTTAATAGCTTACTTTGCAGTACAGCTGATGTATCAAGCCGGTGTGCCTGGCTATGCATTGCAGTTCGTCACCGGTGCCGGTGAAGTCGGTGGTGCATTGACTGCGTCTAATCAGATTGATGGGGTTATCTTTACTGGTTCAACTCAAACTGCGCAGCTGATTAACCGCTCTCTATATGACGGTAGAAAGGCGTCGGCGGCCAACGCTGATTTACCAGTGTTAATTGCTGAAACCGGTGGTCAAAATGCCATGATTGTGGACTCAACCGCATTGCCTGAGCAAGTGGTGAAGGATGCTGTATTATCAGCCTTTGGTTCAGCGGGTCAGCGCTGTTCAGCTTGCCGTATCTTATGCTTGCAAGAAGACATTGCTGACAACGTCATTGAGCTATTAAAAGGCAATATGGCCGAGCTAAAAGTGGGCAACCCAACGCAAGTGTCTACCGATGTCGGTCCAGTGATTGATAGAGATGCTCAAAAAGGTCTACGCGCCCACATTGAAGCGATGCGAAAAGACCCCCGTGCCCGTGTGATTGCACAAACCCCAATCAGCGCTGAAAGTGCCGATAAGCTAAGCAACAGTACCTTCGTGATGCCAACAGCGATTGAGGTTAAGTCCATTGACGTGATTGGCGGTGAGCACTTTGGTCCTATCATGCATATCGTGCGCTACAAAGCCAGCAAGCTTGATGAGTTGATTGATGAAATTAACGCCACTGGATATGGATTAACCTTAGGTATTCATAGCCGTATTGAAGCGGCCGCTGACCATATCGAAAGCCGTGCTAAAGTCGGTAATACCTATATTAACCGCAACCAAATTGGTGCCATTGTCAATGAGCAGCCGTTTGGTGGTAGTGGTTTGTCTGGTACCGGTCCGAAAGCGGGTGGCCCACATTATGTGGCGCGCTTGACTAAGTGGCAAAACGTTTAA